A genomic segment from Candidatus Brocadia sp. encodes:
- a CDS encoding adenylylsulfate reductase, with product MSIFIDENICNGCKGLPEARCERICPGDLCYRKENMKATIRDQSACWTCACCVKECPVQAIELRLPFQVCSGGSSLKARLKRDKTIWTIWDAEGHQEEFIIQARYLKGD from the coding sequence ATGAGTATCTTCATCGATGAAAATATTTGTAACGGATGCAAAGGATTACCCGAGGCACGATGTGAACGTATCTGTCCCGGAGACCTATGTTATCGTAAAGAAAATATGAAAGCAACTATTCGTGATCAGTCTGCTTGCTGGACCTGTGCATGCTGTGTGAAGGAATGTCCGGTGCAGGCAATTGAACTGAGACTACCTTTCCAGGTATGCAGTGGTGGCTCTTCTTTGAAAGCACGGCTGAAACGCGACAAAACGATTTGGACAATATGGGACGCCGAGGGGCATCAGGAAGAATTTATTATTCAGGCAAGATATTTGAAAGGAGATTAA
- a CDS encoding anhydro-N-acetylmuramic acid kinase — translation MLNKLLLLQQKDPKRVIGLMSGTSADGIDACLVEITGNGLDTKVNILDFETYPYRDATRNAILETSNRETGTVDKVCQLNVYLGKLFAEAAKSIANKVHVPITDIDLIGSHGQTIYHLPGSIVKQPLTQYENGIGGQGSGVRDHTWKAGSVLRSTLQIGEPSVIAHETGVTTVADFRPGDIAAGGQGAPLVPYVDFLLFRDIEKGRALQNIGGIANVTFLPRDCGIHDVIAFDTGPGNMVIDRITELVTNNATHFDEGGRLAAAGSVNDRLLAALLAHPYLVESPPKTTGREVFGGQFADNLHKDAVRSGIDGLDILATVTMFTARTIADSYKQWILPKHHISEIIVSGGGVYNATLIKYLMQYFPPSVKIHSISTFGIAPNVKEALAFAILANETISGNPNNIPGVTGAREAVIMGKIIP, via the coding sequence ATGTTAAATAAACTCCTGCTGTTGCAGCAGAAAGATCCCAAAAGAGTTATTGGTCTCATGTCGGGGACGTCCGCAGATGGTATAGATGCCTGCCTTGTGGAAATTACCGGGAATGGATTAGATACAAAGGTAAACATTCTGGACTTTGAGACCTATCCGTATCGCGATGCAACCCGCAACGCCATCCTTGAAACCAGCAATCGGGAAACGGGTACCGTAGATAAGGTCTGCCAGCTCAATGTTTACCTGGGGAAACTTTTTGCGGAAGCAGCAAAATCCATTGCGAACAAGGTACATGTTCCTATTACGGATATTGACCTTATTGGCTCACATGGGCAGACTATCTATCACTTGCCTGGCTCAATAGTGAAGCAACCTTTAACTCAGTACGAAAATGGGATTGGGGGGCAAGGGTCAGGGGTCAGGGATCATACATGGAAAGCCGGATCCGTGCTTCGCTCTACTCTTCAAATTGGTGAGCCTTCTGTCATTGCCCATGAAACCGGTGTTACTACTGTTGCTGATTTCCGCCCGGGTGATATAGCGGCTGGAGGCCAGGGGGCGCCTCTCGTACCTTATGTGGATTTCCTCCTTTTCAGGGATATAGAAAAGGGGCGTGCCTTGCAGAATATCGGGGGAATTGCAAACGTTACCTTCCTGCCTCGTGACTGCGGTATTCATGACGTTATCGCCTTCGATACAGGCCCGGGCAACATGGTGATTGATCGTATCACGGAGCTTGTCACAAACAACGCAACTCACTTCGATGAAGGTGGCAGACTCGCAGCTGCGGGATCAGTGAATGACAGGCTTTTGGCTGCCCTCCTTGCTCATCCGTATCTGGTTGAGTCTCCCCCAAAGACTACAGGAAGGGAAGTGTTCGGGGGACAGTTTGCAGACAATCTCCACAAAGATGCCGTACGTTCCGGCATCGACGGCCTCGATATCCTGGCAACCGTTACCATGTTTACGGCGCGCACCATTGCAGACAGTTACAAGCAGTGGATTTTACCAAAGCATCATATATCTGAAATAATCGTTTCAGGTGGTGGAGTCTATAATGCCACCCTTATAAAATATCTTATGCAATATTTTCCTCCCTCTGTGAAAATACATTCCATCAGTACCTTTGGTATTGCACCAAACGTCAAGGAAGCCCTCGCCTTTGCCATTCTGGCTAATGAAACAATTTCCGGAAACCCGAATAATATCCCCGGCGTTACAGGGGCGAGGGAAGCGGTTATAATGGGAAAGATTATACCGTGA
- a CDS encoding glycosyltransferase family 39 protein, with translation MSSTTTVSNTRIIATCIILFTAILFLFNIGKRDLWAPDEPRYAQVSKEMRESGDFIVPHLNSVPYPDKPPLLFWLINVFSVPFGKITALSSRLPSAFAGIGCCLAIFYFSKRLYQNTRIGLLSALILATSSKFLWMAHRVAFDVLLTFFVTMAILCFYRGYTEQKSRGRNYTLFYIFMALGVLTKGPVGFILPFCVVLTYLLLKKDIGILKKTYPWIGGLIFVFIVFTWVYLASIYGGKEYTYQILFKQNVGRFASSFAHKRPMYYYFINFPINFLPWSVFIPSIAIYLFSKKGQEKIRSILLPLIWFTVIFVFFSVVSGKRDIYVLPLYPGAALLTAWFLNEFVEQFREKPFKKIGYYPCYTLCVVSLASGIILPIAVYKIFPQYTTTTIPFVIILLIGGFTMLRFVKYARIIPFLFTLIFVIFAVFNISTLQVIPVLNQYKSAKEICDKANSMINSGDKLAMYNFFRDPYLFYTNRNYIEVMHGLDDLKQFLNTNERVFLFIQEKDFRKVSECLEMPVFVLGKDSVGHRNILFISNREM, from the coding sequence ATGAGTTCAACAACCACTGTTAGCAATACCCGAATAATAGCAACGTGTATCATATTGTTTACAGCAATTCTCTTCCTGTTCAATATTGGGAAAAGGGACTTGTGGGCACCCGATGAACCTCGCTATGCACAAGTTTCCAAAGAAATGAGGGAAAGCGGTGACTTTATCGTCCCTCACTTAAACAGTGTGCCTTATCCTGATAAACCCCCGCTCTTATTTTGGCTCATCAATGTATTTTCAGTTCCTTTTGGAAAGATTACGGCATTATCTTCCCGCCTGCCTTCAGCCTTTGCGGGTATCGGTTGCTGTCTGGCAATATTTTATTTTAGTAAAAGATTATATCAAAACACACGAATAGGTCTATTATCAGCACTCATCCTTGCCACCAGTTCGAAGTTCCTCTGGATGGCTCATCGCGTGGCCTTTGATGTCCTTCTTACGTTTTTTGTAACAATGGCGATACTGTGCTTTTATAGAGGATATACCGAACAAAAAAGCAGGGGAAGAAATTATACACTTTTTTATATTTTCATGGCCCTGGGAGTTCTTACGAAGGGGCCTGTTGGTTTTATCCTCCCTTTTTGTGTTGTATTAACGTATCTCCTCTTGAAAAAAGATATCGGGATATTAAAAAAAACATATCCCTGGATAGGTGGGTTGATATTTGTCTTTATTGTATTCACCTGGGTCTATCTGGCAAGTATCTATGGCGGCAAAGAATATACTTACCAAATCCTTTTCAAACAGAATGTCGGGAGATTTGCCAGTTCATTTGCCCATAAAAGACCAATGTATTATTATTTCATAAATTTTCCGATTAACTTTTTACCCTGGAGTGTCTTTATCCCGAGTATTGCAATATATCTGTTTTCAAAAAAAGGACAGGAAAAGATCCGGAGTATCCTGTTACCTCTTATTTGGTTTACCGTTATTTTTGTTTTCTTTTCTGTTGTGTCGGGAAAAAGAGACATCTATGTCCTTCCCCTTTATCCCGGTGCAGCCTTGCTTACAGCCTGGTTTTTGAATGAATTTGTTGAACAATTCCGGGAGAAACCTTTTAAAAAAATAGGTTATTATCCGTGCTATACCCTGTGTGTTGTATCGCTGGCATCTGGAATTATTTTACCGATCGCGGTGTACAAAATCTTCCCTCAGTATACGACCACAACAATTCCGTTTGTAATCATTCTCCTGATTGGCGGCTTTACCATGTTACGTTTTGTGAAGTACGCAAGGATAATTCCTTTCCTTTTTACCCTCATTTTTGTTATTTTTGCCGTTTTTAACATAAGCACCTTGCAGGTTATCCCCGTCCTGAACCAGTATAAATCAGCAAAAGAAATTTGCGATAAGGCCAATTCCATGATAAACTCCGGAGATAAATTGGCCATGTACAATTTCTTCAGGGATCCCTATCTGTTCTATACAAACAGGAATTACATAGAAGTTATGCATGGGCTGGATGACTTAAAACAATTTCTGAATACAAACGAACGGGTGTTTCTTTTTATACAGGAGAAGGATTTCAGGAAGGTATCAGAATGTCTTGAAATGCCTGTATTTGTGCTGGGAAAAGATTCTGTAGGGCACAGAAACATCCTTTTTATCTCAAACAGGGAAATGTAA
- a CDS encoding adenylyl-sulfate reductase subunit alpha: MSISHIDTDILIIGGGAAGCFAAVEIYKKSPTCNVVVMEKAHIERSGCLAMGLNAINAYLHAGQTPDSYVAYVERQFEGIIRKDLVYSIVQGLNKAVKDVEDMGLPIEKNEDGTYKMRGKRSIRIFGERLKPILAEAVQKTSALVLNRVVATNFIYDGDRVRGAFGYGVKNSTFYVIRAKAVIVATGGASGIYKPNNTGEARHLIWYCPWNVGTGYAMGIRIGAEMTSFENRFVALRVKDVNAPTGTIAIGARAKQINARTEDYLELYYKHLGGNKCLTQHRVLATIEEKKMGRGPCYLDTTTLNESDERRLKEDFLNMNPQIILLWASKGMNPRHKPVEIQGTEPFIVGGHCQAGYWIDKERRTTIPGLYAAGEVAGGAPKKYVSGSWVEGRIAVTTAMEDIKDVTLKDIDTEVIQGEKARALAPLTKKTGISPQEVRERLQKIMDEYAGGISMNYALHEERLLEARRLLKCLRDRIKDMTAVNNYNLVEALECIDRIDVARVLVEHLIYRKESRWACYQTRLDYPEKDNCRWLTFVNSLYDSTTDEIKMVERPLCS; encoded by the coding sequence ATGAGTATTTCACATATAGATACCGATATATTAATCATTGGCGGTGGAGCAGCGGGATGCTTTGCCGCTGTGGAGATTTACAAAAAATCCCCTACCTGTAATGTTGTTGTAATGGAAAAGGCACATATCGAGCGCAGCGGTTGCCTGGCCATGGGGTTAAATGCCATCAATGCTTATTTACATGCCGGACAAACCCCCGACTCATATGTTGCGTATGTTGAGCGGCAGTTTGAGGGCATTATAAGAAAAGACCTGGTTTACAGCATTGTCCAAGGACTCAATAAGGCCGTCAAAGATGTTGAAGATATGGGGCTTCCCATTGAAAAGAACGAGGACGGTACTTACAAGATGCGCGGAAAACGCAGTATCCGTATTTTCGGTGAGCGGTTAAAACCCATCCTTGCAGAGGCTGTACAAAAAACCTCTGCCCTGGTGTTAAATCGTGTTGTAGCAACAAATTTTATTTACGATGGTGACCGCGTCCGTGGGGCATTTGGATATGGAGTAAAAAACAGTACGTTTTACGTAATCAGGGCCAAAGCTGTTATTGTGGCGACTGGCGGTGCTTCGGGTATCTATAAACCAAACAATACCGGGGAGGCACGGCATTTAATATGGTATTGCCCCTGGAATGTGGGTACTGGGTACGCCATGGGAATACGCATCGGAGCGGAAATGACGAGTTTTGAGAATCGGTTTGTTGCTTTACGGGTAAAGGATGTAAATGCACCAACTGGTACCATTGCCATAGGAGCGCGTGCAAAACAGATCAATGCGCGCACAGAGGATTATCTGGAACTCTACTACAAACACCTGGGGGGGAACAAGTGCCTGACACAGCACAGGGTTCTGGCAACAATAGAAGAGAAGAAAATGGGGCGGGGCCCCTGCTATCTGGATACAACTACTTTGAACGAGTCCGACGAAAGAAGATTAAAAGAAGATTTCTTGAATATGAATCCTCAAATCATCCTTTTGTGGGCGAGCAAGGGCATGAATCCCCGGCATAAACCCGTGGAAATTCAGGGAACGGAACCTTTTATTGTGGGTGGCCATTGCCAGGCAGGATATTGGATTGATAAAGAAAGAAGGACAACCATTCCTGGTCTTTACGCTGCTGGAGAGGTTGCGGGTGGTGCACCGAAAAAATACGTTAGTGGAAGCTGGGTTGAGGGGCGTATTGCGGTAACGACAGCCATGGAAGACATAAAAGATGTAACATTGAAAGATATAGACACTGAGGTAATTCAAGGAGAAAAAGCCCGGGCCCTGGCACCTTTAACGAAAAAAACAGGCATTTCACCCCAGGAGGTACGGGAACGACTCCAAAAGATTATGGACGAATATGCCGGCGGTATTTCCATGAATTACGCGCTTCATGAGGAAAGGCTGCTGGAAGCAAGACGATTGTTGAAATGCTTGCGGGACCGCATAAAAGATATGACAGCCGTAAATAATTATAATTTGGTTGAGGCATTGGAATGCATAGATAGAATTGATGTTGCAAGGGTATTGGTTGAACATCTGATCTACCGCAAGGAGTCGCGATGGGCATGCTATCAGACCCGATTGGATTATCCAGAAAAAGATAATTGCCGATGGCTTACCTTTGTTAATTCTCTCTATGATTCAACTACGGACGAAATAAAAATGGTGGAAAGGCCTTTGTGCTCATGA
- the sat gene encoding sulfate adenylyltransferase, with protein sequence MTVKNIAPHGGKLVNRIVSMEEREMFLDKATHYDMKKIQLNSREMSDLDMIAVGAMSPLEGFMCKADYDNVVDNMRLANGLPWSIPVVLAATKEEVEGLKPGKDVALADQANEVIAILHLEEIFHHDKPKESMEVYGVDDRKHPGVDAVYKMGEYLLGGKVSVVNRAKPSDFLSYRLDPVETRELFVKKGWKRVVGFQTRNPVHRAHEYIQKSALEIVDAIFLHPLVGETKSDDVPADVRIKSYEILLEKYYPKDRAMLSVFPAAMRYAGPREAVFHALVRKNYGCTHFIVGRDHAGVGNYYGTFDAHYIFDEFDPQEIGITPLFFDHTFYCKACSGMASYKTCPHDSSNHVILSGTEVRKMLSAGQAPPPTFTRPEVAKVLSEYYQKLK encoded by the coding sequence ATGACGGTTAAAAACATTGCCCCACATGGGGGTAAGCTTGTTAATAGAATTGTTTCCATGGAAGAACGGGAAATGTTCCTGGATAAAGCAACTCATTACGACATGAAAAAAATCCAGCTAAATTCCCGTGAGATGTCAGACCTTGACATGATTGCGGTTGGTGCAATGAGTCCTCTGGAAGGATTTATGTGTAAAGCTGATTACGATAATGTGGTAGACAACATGCGGTTGGCCAATGGATTGCCATGGTCAATTCCAGTTGTTCTCGCAGCTACAAAAGAGGAAGTCGAAGGGCTCAAGCCAGGCAAAGATGTTGCCCTCGCAGATCAAGCCAACGAGGTGATCGCCATTTTACATCTGGAGGAAATCTTTCATCACGACAAACCGAAAGAATCCATGGAAGTCTATGGTGTGGATGATAGAAAACATCCTGGCGTGGATGCTGTTTATAAAATGGGAGAATATCTTCTGGGTGGCAAGGTTAGCGTAGTCAATCGAGCAAAACCTTCCGATTTTTTATCATATCGGTTGGATCCAGTTGAGACAAGGGAATTGTTCGTGAAAAAGGGTTGGAAACGCGTGGTTGGATTCCAAACTCGTAATCCCGTACATCGCGCCCATGAATATATCCAGAAATCCGCACTGGAGATCGTGGATGCCATCTTTTTGCATCCTTTGGTAGGGGAAACAAAAAGTGACGATGTACCTGCAGATGTGAGGATTAAAAGTTATGAAATCCTCTTAGAGAAATATTACCCAAAAGATAGGGCAATGTTGTCGGTATTTCCCGCAGCTATGCGGTATGCAGGGCCTCGGGAGGCCGTCTTTCATGCTCTCGTAAGAAAAAATTATGGCTGCACACACTTTATTGTGGGTCGAGACCATGCAGGCGTCGGGAATTATTACGGAACATTCGACGCCCATTACATCTTTGATGAATTTGATCCGCAGGAGATAGGAATTACACCGTTATTTTTTGACCATACGTTCTACTGTAAAGCCTGCAGCGGTATGGCTTCTTATAAAACATGTCCCCATGACTCGTCCAATCACGTCATTTTGAGTGGTACAGAAGTCCGTAAAATGCTGAGTGCAGGACAAGCTCCACCACCCACTTTTACAAGACCAGAGGTTGCAAAGGTATTGAGTGAATATTACCAAAAGTTAAAATAG
- a CDS encoding PDZ domain-containing protein, whose product MKSKFTFNYLLTIFLSLFSVSCLFNSFNTTFGLEPRFEKRAAKEDTNYKFRLSGIVSSYVNRLYVDPERIKTAEMLKEALSWEERIIPEVLVDFPESTNTGKVAVDDLSKTYDLSKIHRPKDMVEILNDALTFINTNRQPIETLTASDIEYTAINGMLTQLDPHSVILPPKEFNEFKIGTTGKFGGLGMVVGLREGVLTVISPIEGTPAARAGMKAGDKIIEIDGESTVNMNLTESVGKLRGDPGTEVTLSVFTEKTTQPKLVTLKREIIVIPTVESASLEGDLGYIKIRNFQDDTSQCLNEHLKRLKTSTNKLKGLIIDMRNNSGGLLDQAIEVADKFLGKGAIVITVGPSGHPREVQEARKTDTDEELYPIVVLVDAGSASGAEIVAGALKENDRAIIVGDRSFGKGSVQQLIELMDGSALKLTIAKYLTPLSTDIQSVGITPDIKLVPVTVAKDNINLFRGIVALREEDLKQHLDEHRKDETSFATLRYYLETKEKDKTEEAEEEAEDPYKLPDFNTDFHVIFAKKLLTNATAWQREAFLRNSSSIIEETARSEEKKIAQALQKFDIDWSAGISTGTAKTNVSFSTNPANGRVKGGDKITLTINVTNVGETPLYQLRGISSSKNGLFDKLEFILGKIEPEGTKSYSTTIEIPKNSLDREDEVSIKFEELNKCNPKDIKFNIVTEALPRPLFAYSYQILDTVKNSSKNNGDGLIQSGEDIDLLVLVKNIGEGAAEKNVVTLKDLSNKEVFIKNGRAEIGTLSPGEIKEVKLSFVVKETMHLDKFSVDVVISEMIFGTFITDKLTFPVIASKSKMTQTSGLVKVRRNHTPLYGGMSFDSPVLSMMKDGTRLAYNAKTHEWFRITLPGDRYGWVSAKEVVESNGARTEPTAVEPYLQRVPPVITLSKSLSNILFGNDQLPLAAAIEDDIYVKHAYVLINNDKVFFKSNKFPTPKEQARLEINTNLLLKEGPNVVTIVARDDHDLVTVKSFVATRGITVAKGL is encoded by the coding sequence ATGAAATCAAAATTTACATTTAACTATTTGCTGACAATATTCCTTTCCTTATTTTCTGTTTCCTGCCTTTTCAACAGCTTTAATACTACCTTTGGTCTGGAACCCAGGTTTGAAAAGCGGGCAGCAAAAGAAGATACGAATTACAAGTTCCGATTATCAGGGATTGTTAGTTCCTATGTTAATAGATTGTATGTAGACCCTGAGCGCATCAAAACGGCGGAAATGCTCAAAGAGGCACTTTCGTGGGAGGAAAGGATTATACCGGAAGTTTTGGTCGACTTTCCTGAAAGTACCAACACAGGAAAGGTTGCTGTTGACGATCTTTCAAAAACATATGATCTTTCTAAAATTCACCGTCCTAAAGATATGGTTGAGATTCTCAATGATGCCCTTACCTTCATTAATACGAACCGCCAACCCATAGAAACCCTTACCGCAAGTGACATTGAATATACTGCAATTAACGGTATGCTTACACAACTGGATCCCCACTCCGTTATCCTGCCACCCAAGGAGTTTAATGAGTTTAAGATAGGTACTACAGGTAAGTTTGGCGGATTGGGGATGGTAGTCGGTTTACGGGAAGGCGTACTTACGGTAATATCACCGATTGAGGGTACTCCGGCAGCAAGGGCTGGCATGAAGGCTGGAGACAAGATTATCGAAATTGATGGAGAGTCAACGGTCAACATGAACCTTACAGAGTCCGTTGGAAAATTACGGGGGGACCCCGGAACTGAAGTTACGCTCTCAGTTTTCACCGAAAAGACAACCCAACCCAAGCTGGTAACGCTCAAACGTGAAATTATTGTTATTCCAACGGTAGAATCCGCATCTCTGGAAGGCGATTTAGGCTATATAAAGATAAGAAACTTTCAGGATGATACCTCTCAATGTCTGAATGAGCATTTAAAACGTTTGAAAACATCCACTAATAAATTAAAAGGGTTGATCATCGACATGAGAAATAACTCTGGGGGGCTATTGGATCAAGCCATTGAGGTTGCCGATAAATTTCTCGGAAAAGGTGCTATTGTAATTACGGTTGGTCCAAGTGGCCATCCAAGAGAGGTGCAAGAAGCGAGAAAAACGGATACAGATGAAGAGCTTTACCCCATAGTGGTGCTTGTCGATGCCGGAAGCGCCTCGGGTGCAGAAATTGTTGCCGGGGCGCTTAAGGAAAACGACCGTGCAATAATTGTCGGTGACAGAAGCTTCGGCAAGGGTTCTGTCCAGCAGCTCATTGAACTTATGGATGGTTCAGCATTAAAATTAACCATTGCTAAATATCTCACCCCTTTGTCTACAGATATTCAGTCGGTTGGTATTACTCCCGATATTAAACTTGTTCCTGTAACCGTTGCAAAAGACAATATCAACCTCTTCCGGGGGATTGTTGCCCTTCGCGAGGAAGACCTCAAACAGCATCTCGATGAACATCGCAAAGATGAAACTTCTTTTGCCACACTCAGGTATTATTTAGAAACTAAAGAAAAGGATAAAACTGAAGAGGCAGAAGAGGAGGCGGAAGATCCCTATAAGCTGCCGGATTTTAATACGGACTTTCATGTCATTTTTGCCAAAAAATTACTCACAAACGCAACTGCCTGGCAGCGGGAAGCATTTTTACGAAATTCTTCATCCATTATTGAAGAAACTGCCCGATCGGAAGAAAAGAAAATTGCTCAGGCACTTCAAAAATTTGATATTGATTGGTCTGCCGGTATAAGCACAGGGACGGCAAAAACGAATGTTTCTTTTTCCACAAATCCTGCAAACGGACGGGTAAAGGGTGGTGACAAGATTACTCTTACCATAAATGTGACAAACGTTGGAGAAACACCATTGTATCAGTTGCGGGGTATATCATCGAGCAAAAACGGACTCTTCGACAAGCTCGAGTTTATCCTTGGGAAGATAGAACCGGAAGGTACGAAATCATATTCCACAACAATAGAAATCCCCAAAAATTCTCTCGATAGAGAAGACGAAGTCTCTATCAAGTTTGAAGAATTAAATAAATGTAATCCTAAGGATATCAAATTTAATATTGTTACAGAGGCGCTCCCAAGGCCACTTTTTGCTTATTCATATCAGATTCTGGATACGGTAAAGAACTCCTCAAAAAACAATGGGGATGGATTAATACAGAGTGGAGAGGATATTGATCTGCTTGTCCTTGTAAAAAATATTGGAGAAGGAGCTGCCGAAAAAAATGTAGTTACCTTAAAAGATTTAAGCAACAAAGAAGTTTTTATAAAAAATGGCAGGGCAGAAATAGGGACATTAAGTCCTGGGGAAATAAAAGAGGTAAAACTGTCTTTCGTTGTAAAAGAAACAATGCATTTGGATAAGTTCAGTGTGGATGTGGTTATCTCTGAGATGATTTTCGGGACGTTCATAACCGATAAACTCACCTTCCCCGTCATAGCAAGCAAGTCTAAAATGACCCAGACTTCCGGCCTTGTAAAGGTGCGGAGAAATCATACTCCTTTGTATGGCGGAATGTCTTTTGATTCTCCGGTATTATCAATGATGAAGGATGGGACCCGTTTGGCATATAATGCAAAAACCCATGAATGGTTCCGCATAACGCTTCCAGGTGACCGGTACGGGTGGGTATCGGCAAAAGAGGTTGTCGAATCGAATGGTGCACGGACAGAACCGACTGCCGTAGAACCTTATCTGCAACGTGTGCCACCTGTGATTACCTTGAGCAAATCCTTATCAAATATATTATTTGGAAACGATCAGTTACCGCTAGCGGCTGCCATAGAAGACGATATCTATGTGAAACATGCCTATGTGTTGATTAATAACGACAAGGTCTTTTTCAAGTCCAATAAATTTCCTACACCGAAAGAACAGGCCCGACTGGAAATCAATACAAACCTCCTTTTGAAGGAAGGGCCTAATGTTGTAACGATCGTTGCACGCGATGATCATGACCTTGTTACCGTCAAATCATTTGTTGCGACGAGAGGTATTACTGTTGCGAAAGGGTTATAA
- a CDS encoding DUF2029 domain-containing protein yields MNIKNALYPYTYKLQIIIFAVAIIGFSAVPITNYFRSHTHDHMKDYGRWYEVGQIALHHGDIYQKGGDEMFHFMYPPTAAVCFAFLSVFGLLPFIGILVLVNSAAWVTSILLSLYLTTGKALRQHPLLYMIPTVCCTPYVWDIYLLGQPNLLLLACMLGAFACLRLKKEWCAGGLIAAAVSIKAFPILSIAYFVYRRHWKATLFTLAFLFFFLVLLPAPFRGFQRNLQDLMTWSEGMVFHYDADSIAQRPSRGYSWKNQSLIAVANRLLRPVDVSRSKENPRYINLANLDFKYVNMIIVVVGLALCLFYVASMPRYTQRTACSDSIEYAMLILLILIFTPLSFTYFYVWLLYPLTVALNIQHTLPNPSRTRNMMLIWFIACLLLLSFTLPVPGFEMFKAMGNTFWACVLLLVGLGWKLRQLRTVHKNERR; encoded by the coding sequence ATGAATATAAAAAATGCCCTATACCCCTATACCTATAAGCTACAGATCATCATTTTTGCAGTTGCCATCATAGGGTTCTCAGCTGTCCCCATCACCAACTATTTTCGCAGCCACACCCATGATCACATGAAAGACTACGGCAGATGGTATGAAGTTGGACAGATCGCACTTCACCATGGCGACATATACCAGAAAGGCGGAGATGAAATGTTTCATTTCATGTATCCGCCCACAGCAGCCGTCTGTTTCGCTTTTCTGAGTGTATTTGGACTATTACCGTTCATTGGGATTCTTGTGCTTGTAAACTCAGCGGCATGGGTCACAAGTATTCTCTTATCACTATATCTTACTACAGGGAAGGCACTACGACAACATCCGCTCCTATACATGATACCAACCGTATGCTGCACACCGTACGTCTGGGACATTTATCTGCTGGGACAACCCAATTTATTGCTATTGGCGTGTATGCTTGGAGCATTTGCCTGTCTTCGACTGAAAAAAGAATGGTGTGCAGGAGGATTGATTGCAGCGGCTGTGTCAATCAAAGCGTTCCCTATCCTTTCCATTGCATACTTCGTGTACCGTCGGCATTGGAAAGCAACACTGTTTACGCTTGCGTTCCTGTTCTTTTTCCTCGTGCTCTTGCCTGCTCCATTCCGGGGGTTTCAGCGCAATCTTCAGGATCTTATGACCTGGAGTGAAGGCATGGTATTTCATTATGATGCAGATTCGATTGCCCAACGCCCCAGCCGCGGGTACAGTTGGAAAAACCAGTCGCTGATTGCTGTTGCCAATCGGCTATTGCGCCCTGTGGATGTCTCCCGGTCAAAAGAGAACCCACGCTACATAAACTTGGCAAATCTTGATTTCAAGTACGTCAATATGATTATTGTCGTTGTAGGTCTTGCTCTGTGTTTATTTTACGTTGCATCGATGCCGCGCTACACACAACGAACGGCATGCAGTGACTCAATCGAGTACGCAATGCTGATATTACTAATCCTTATCTTTACACCACTTTCTTTCACGTACTTTTATGTCTGGCTTTTATACCCACTCACAGTTGCCTTGAATATCCAGCATACTTTGCCAAATCCGTCCCGAACGAGGAATATGATGTTAATATGGTTTATCGCTTGTTTGCTCCTTCTTAGCTTCACACTACCTGTGCCCGGATTTGAGATGTTTAAGGCAATGGGCAATACCTTCTGGGCTTGCGTGTTATTGCTGGTAGGACTTGGCTGGAAACTGCGGCAGTTAAGGACGGTACATAAGAATGAGCGCCGCTAA